From the genome of Pelmatolapia mariae isolate MD_Pm_ZW linkage group LG12, Pm_UMD_F_2, whole genome shotgun sequence, one region includes:
- the LOC134639400 gene encoding C-X-C motif chemokine 10-like, whose translation MNSVTAFVACLLILGAQGQPASKSNKCKCYSYIGRISPKLIKAEPVIHYPSIFCPHTEIIVTTKADMKKCVNPESPLGRHILKNHNKQGKKGAVSTTTAGQSTAAI comes from the exons ATGAACTCAGTCACTGCCTTCGTTGCCTGCCTGCTTATCCTAGGTGCACAAG GACAACCAGCCAGCAAATCTAATAAATGCAAGTGTTACAGTTACATTGGCAGGATCAGCCCAAAGCTCATCAAGGCTGAGCCAGTGATACACTACCCAAGTATCTTCTGTCCACATACAGAGATCAT TGTTACCACAAAAGCAGATATGAAGAAGTGTGTGAATCCAGAGTCCCCACTTGGACGACACATTctaaaaaatcacaacaa GCAAGGGAAGAAAGGAGCTGTAAGCACCACGACTGCTGGTCAGAGTACTGCTGCAATCTAA